The following coding sequences are from one Phycisphaerales bacterium window:
- a CDS encoding type II toxin-antitoxin system RelE/ParE family toxin codes for MKPFILTPSAEQDVFGIADHLAAQTTDAAFIVLTKMEAALWRLGENPRIGRERPDLSPKRELRSWHVFDYLILYHPTTPIEVVRIVHGAQDLPTLLELPKRSAKKRS; via the coding sequence ATGAAGCCGTTCATCCTGACGCCCTCGGCAGAGCAGGACGTGTTTGGCATCGCTGACCACTTAGCGGCCCAGACGACAGACGCGGCCTTCATCGTTCTCACGAAAATGGAAGCGGCACTCTGGAGGCTGGGCGAGAACCCGCGCATCGGGCGTGAGCGACCTGACCTCTCGCCGAAGCGGGAACTGCGAAGTTGGCATGTGTTTGATTACCTGATTCTCTATCACCCGACGACACCCATCGAGGTAGTCCGAATCGTTCATGGGGCGCAGGACCTGCCTACGTTGCTGGAGCTTCCAAAGCGTTCGGCGAAGAAGCGGTCCTGA
- a CDS encoding type II toxin-antitoxin system ParD family antitoxin, with translation MAKRTTANVSLTPKLQEFVDGLVASGRYQSTSEVIREALRLLEYRERQSIASLEDLKREVEIGLKEAREGKLIDGPTVFRKARERILKQAKKQTGRRRAG, from the coding sequence ATGGCCAAGCGAACGACGGCGAATGTATCCCTTACGCCCAAACTACAGGAGTTTGTCGACGGATTGGTTGCATCAGGGCGGTACCAGTCCACCAGTGAGGTCATTCGCGAAGCCTTGCGGCTCCTTGAGTATCGGGAGCGTCAATCGATTGCAAGCCTTGAAGACCTGAAGCGAGAGGTAGAGATCGGCCTTAAGGAGGCACGCGAAGGCAAACTCATCGATGGACCAACGGTTTTCCGCAAGGCGAGAGAGCGCATCCTGAAGCAGGCGAAAAAGCAGACCGGCCGCAGGCGGGCAGGATGA
- the ribB gene encoding 3,4-dihydroxy-2-butanone-4-phosphate synthase — MFSPIPEILEELKAGRMVVLTDDENRENEGDLIIPAQFVTPEAITFMLQNALGYMCLSLTEADCDRLNLHPQSAVNTTVRGTPFTVSIDLHPKHGGTTGVSAKERAKCILMAIDPRYDAEDFVRPGHINPLRSRDGGVLVRTGQTEGSLDLCRLAGLYPAAVIIEIMKPDGEMARVPDLAQFCQKHNLKMCSVAQIIEWRLERESLVRRVQPFEGRPLKTAYGTFNTLLFQSVVDPLPHLVLTCGGVGKPAPGTNAAPRSDKPTLVRMHRRHLLGDVFGDLEGGDVPSGDTLRASMQAIQAEGHGAIVYLRTNNPADEAGSVEAILQSLARPGDPNVPTFSGPSGSTAHPHLLREYGVGGQILRNLGLSRLRLLTNSNTELPGLEAFGLEITERVPVHVPAR; from the coding sequence ATGTTCTCCCCCATCCCCGAAATCCTCGAAGAGCTCAAGGCCGGCCGCATGGTCGTCCTCACCGACGACGAGAACCGTGAGAACGAGGGGGACCTCATCATCCCCGCCCAGTTCGTCACGCCCGAGGCGATCACGTTCATGCTCCAGAACGCCCTGGGGTACATGTGCCTCTCGCTCACCGAGGCAGACTGCGACCGCCTCAACCTCCACCCGCAGTCCGCGGTGAACACCACGGTGCGGGGCACGCCGTTTACTGTGTCGATCGACCTGCACCCCAAGCACGGCGGCACGACGGGGGTGTCCGCCAAGGAGCGGGCCAAGTGCATCCTGATGGCGATCGACCCGCGGTACGACGCGGAGGACTTCGTGCGGCCGGGCCACATCAACCCGCTGCGCTCGCGCGACGGGGGCGTGCTGGTGCGCACCGGGCAGACCGAGGGTTCGCTGGACCTCTGCCGGCTCGCGGGCCTCTACCCCGCGGCCGTGATCATCGAGATCATGAAGCCCGACGGCGAGATGGCCCGAGTGCCCGATCTCGCGCAGTTCTGCCAGAAGCACAACCTGAAGATGTGCTCGGTGGCACAGATCATCGAGTGGCGGCTGGAGCGCGAGTCGCTGGTGCGCCGTGTGCAGCCCTTCGAGGGACGGCCGCTCAAGACCGCGTACGGCACCTTCAACACGCTGCTGTTCCAAAGCGTCGTCGACCCGCTGCCGCACCTGGTGCTGACGTGCGGGGGCGTGGGGAAGCCCGCGCCCGGCACCAACGCGGCCCCGCGCAGCGACAAGCCCACGCTCGTCCGCATGCACCGCCGCCACCTGCTCGGCGATGTCTTCGGGGACCTGGAAGGCGGGGACGTGCCCAGCGGCGACACGCTGCGGGCATCCATGCAAGCGATCCAGGCTGAGGGGCACGGCGCGATCGTCTACCTGCGCACGAACAACCCCGCCGATGAGGCGGGGTCGGTCGAGGCGATCCTGCAATCGCTGGCACGACCGGGAGACCCGAACGTGCCCACGTTCTCCGGGCCGTCAGGGTCCACCGCCCACCCCCATCTCCTGCGCGAGTACGGGGTGGGCGGGCAGATCCTGCGGAACCTGGGCCTCAGCAGGCTGCGGCTGCTGACCAACAGCAACACCGAGCTGCCCGGCCTGGAGGCCTTCGGCCTGGAGATCACCGAGCGCGTGCCCGTGCACGTGCCCGCGCGATAG